The following coding sequences are from one Stigmatopora nigra isolate UIUO_SnigA chromosome 12, RoL_Snig_1.1, whole genome shotgun sequence window:
- the LOC144205484 gene encoding protein capicua homolog encodes MPRGTCMEDTKWHELHTPLYEPLEDRGYLSGTHHPRPPPTNLSAFTGTQFLWSYDHCIRGDNQMYTNYRVPMDQATTMNIGAAGDASEQMCIHHDNERLLFQQCMNYPHVSYDWPVNGQNASTPPTPTFHEDCSSVMILPESEMLPPDMSNNTDSISPSRKHLTTKKRKRECREDEEVYIKKPPNAFMIFRKEQRQNVMVQLNIRDSAMANKALGRMWKSLSEKEQEKYYQLADAEKRLHTQLHPNWSCTDNYGRKRRKQRSS; translated from the exons ATGCCGAGAGGAACTTGCATGGAAGACACCAAGTGGCACGAGCTCCATACGCCTCTTTACGAGCCCCTGGAAGACCGAGGCTATCTGAGCGGCACTCACCACCCCCGACCACCCCCCACCAACCTATCTGCCTTCACGGGAACTCAATTTCTTTGGTCCTACGACCATTGTATCCGCGGAGACAATCAGATGTACACGAACTACAGAGTTCCAATGGATCAAGCAACCACAATGAACATTGGGGCAGCTGGTGATGCCAGCGAGCAGATGTGCATTCACCATGACAACGAGCGACTCCTATTTCAGCAGTGTATGAACTATCCGCACGTTTCCTACGATTGGCCCGTCAACGGGCAGAATGCTTCCACTCCTCCCACCCCAACG TTCCATGAAGATTGCAGTTCTGTGATGATTCTGCCAGAAAGTGAAATGTTGCCTCCAGATATGTC GAACAACACAGATTCCATCTCCCCTTCAAGAAAGCACTTGACAACCAA AAAAAGAAAACGTGAATGCCGAGAGGATGAGGAAGTCTACATTAAAAAGCCACCTAATGCATTCATGATATTCCGGAAGGAGCAGAGGCAAAATGTCATGGTGCAATTAAACATCCgtgacagtgccatggccaatAAAGCCTTGGGTCGCATG TGGAAATCTCTATCAGAGAAGGAGCAGGAAAAGTACTACCAGCTTGCTGATGCTGAAAAACGACTCCATACTCAACTTCACCCCAACTGGTCCTGCACAGATAACTAT gGCCGAAAGAGGAGAAAGCAGAGGAGCAGCTGA
- the LOC144205606 gene encoding uncharacterized protein LOC144205606 — translation MKWYELLQPLCDPLEDKRNQSDAHSPYPPTPIDTQAVLKRHPNSWSPDSFICGDHVKNTDSKMRLQQGHVQPSHLKADDATNQHQPCEWPFIDLDLEASILLNPHFCSEMEQTCVEEMKWHELLMPIYEPLEDPGYLSNACPPPASTPIDPTSVPLDPQAAFTGHPCSWSFDSCIWGDNVLNMGYKMPLQSTHLNVGPAGDATNQSMNNQPLPPEWPVNEPNASTTFTTNQHLPYECPGNEVNAPTPLCMNNQHLPLEWPVNEPNAAIPLVTKHFLFSRKMMCQIFTYSTIEGHFTSPPSDELEMCAEAMGELICTFQLSIMSVS, via the exons ATGAAGTGGTACGAGCTTCTTCAGCCTCTTTGTGATCCCCTGGAAGACAAAAGAAACCAGAGTGATGCTCACTCCCCGTATCCTCCCACACCCATTGACACTCAGGCCGTGTTGAAGAGACACCCGAATAGTTGGTCACCCGACAGTTTCATCTGCGGAGATCACGTGAAAAACACAGACTCCAAAATGCGGCTGCAGCAGGGTCACGTGCAGCCATCCCATCTGAAAGCTGACGATGCCACCAACCAG CACCAACCTTGTGAGTGGCCCTTCATTGACCTTGACCTGGAGGCTTCTATTCTCTTG AACCCCCATTTTTGCAGCGAAATGGAACAGACGTGCGTGGAGGAGATGAAGTGGCACGAGCTCCTCATGCCCATTTATGAGCCCCTGGAGGATCCAGGCTACCTGAGCAATGCTTGCCCCCCTCCTGCCTCCACACCCATTGACCCCACCAGTGTGCCACTCGACCCCCAGGCTGCGTTCACGGGACATCCGTGTTCTTGGTCGTTCGACAGTTGTATCTGGGGTGACAACGTGTTGAATATGGGCTACAAAATGCCACTGCAATCCACTCACCTGAATGTCGGGCCAGCTGGTGATGCCACTAACCAG TCTATGAATAATCAGCCACTACCTCCTGAATGGCCTGTCAATGAACCGAATGCTTCTACCACG TTTACGACCAATCAGCACCTACCGTACGAGTGTCCAGGCAATGAAGTGAATGCTCCTACTCCTCTG TGTATGAACAATCAGCATCTACCTTTGGAGTGGCCTGTCAATGAACCAAATGCTGCTATTCCTCTGGTAACAAAACACTTCTTATTTAGCAGAAAAATGATGTGTCAAATATTCACTTATTCCACGATTGAAGGGCATTTTACGTCCCCACCGTCAGATGAACTTGAAATGTGTGCAGAAGCTATGGGAGAGCTAATTTGTACTTTTCAATTGTCTATAATGTCTGTGTCATGA
- the agpat4 gene encoding 1-acyl-sn-glycerol-3-phosphate acyltransferase delta, producing the protein MSLVQLLKSHFLSQLIICYVFLVSGLLINVVQLCTLPLWRLNKQLARKVNCRLAYSINSQLVAALEWWSGTECVLYTDPKTYPLFGKENAIVVLNHTYEIDFLCGWTLCERFGVLGSSKVLAKKELAYVPVIGWMWYFLEIVFCQRKWEEDRKTVAQSLQNLRDYPENYWFLLYCEGTRFTPKKHEISMQVAESKGLPKLKYHLLPRTKGFWVTVQNLRGTVKAVYDSTLNLKNNEKPTLLGILSGKKYHADLYVRRIPLELIPEDESECANWLHKLYQEKDSFQEGYMQTGRYPGPIVNPPRRPWSLINWLFWSCLLLYPLGLLSAQLVISGSVRTILASIVVCTAASVGVRWMIGQTEINKSSNYGSNTSRHDNNGQSRNALGDTS; encoded by the exons ATGAGCCTGGTGCAGCTGCTGAAAAGCCACTTCCTGAGCCAGCTGATTATCTGCTACGTGTTCTTGGTCAGCGGCCTCCTCATCAACGTGGTGCAGTTATGCACCCTTCCGCTGTGGCGCCTCAACAAGCAGCTGGCCCGAAAGGTCAACTGCAGACTTGCTTACTCCATCAACAGCC AGCTGGTGGCTGCTTTGGAGTGGTGGTCCGGAACAGAATGCGTCCTATATACTGACCCAAAGACTTACCCtttgtttggaaaagaaaatgctATTGTGGTTCTCAACCACACTTATGAGATAGATTTCCTCTGCGGTTGGACTTTGTGTGAGCGATTCGGGGTTCTCGGG agttCCAAAGTCCTCGCCAAAAAGGAGTTGGCTTATGTTCCTGTCATTGGGTGGATGTGGTACTTCCTGGAGATCGTTTTCTGCCAGAGGAAATGGGAAGAGGACCGAAAGACAGTAGCTCAAAGTCTCCAGAACCTGAGAGACTACCCTGAAAACTATTGG TTTTTGCTTTACTGCGAAGGAACCCGCTTCACACCAAAGAAACATGAGATCAGCATGCAGGTAGCAGAAAGTAAAGGTTTGCCTAAACTGAAGTACCATCTTCTACCAAGAACCAAAGGCTTCTGGGTGACCGTTCAAAATCTGAGAGGAACCG TCAAGGCGGTGTACGACTCCACGCTTAACTTGAAAAACAACGAAAAGCCGACTCTACTCGGAATTCTTAGCGGAAAGAAATACCATGCAGATTTATATGTGAG GAGAATCCCACTGGAGCTGATTCCAGAAGATGAATCCGAGTGTGCTAATTGGCTCCACAAACTCTACCAGGAAAAA GATAGTTTTCAAGAGGGCTACATGCAGACGGGGAGGTACCCCGGCCCTATAGTGAACCCTCCACGCCGGCCATGGTCTTTGATCAACTGGTTGTTCTGGTCCTGCCTGCTCCTGTACCCACTCGGCCTGCTCTCTGCTCAGCTCGTCATTTCAGGATCCGTTCGGACCATCTTGGCTTCAATCGTGGTCTGCACTGCAG cTTCAGTTGGAGTTCGTTGGATGATTGGCCAGACGGAGATTAATAAATCGTCCAACTATGGGAGTAACACAAGCCGTCACGACAACAACGGACAAAGCCGAAATGCACTGGGAGATACATCTTAG